A window from Triticum aestivum cultivar Chinese Spring chromosome 6D, IWGSC CS RefSeq v2.1, whole genome shotgun sequence encodes these proteins:
- the LOC123143890 gene encoding tyrosine-sulfated glycopeptide receptor 1: protein MRFFTVPPVVLQLFVLLILASPATACTEQEKRNLLGFLAGLSQDGGLATSWCDNGMDCCEWEGITCNGDGAVTEVSLASRGLEGRILPSLADLASLQRVNLSYNSFSGGLPLELMSSGSIIILDVSFSQLNGPLPELPSLVTADRPLQVLNISSNQFSSEFPSAIWKMTKNLIALNASNNSFTGHIPSSLCLGSPSLALLDLCYNRLSGDIPTTLGDCSKLKVLKVGHNNLSGTLPVETFRATSLEYLSLPDNGLQGELDGAHMIKLSNLLTLDLGGNHFGGNIPESIGQLRSLEELHLGSNNMSGELPSTMGNCTNLKTIDLKFNNFSGDLGKVKFATLQNLKSLDLMSNNLSGMLPESIYSCRNLTALRLSYNNFHGEISLRIGNLKHLSFLSLVRNSFTNITKTLHGLKSCKNISVLLIGKTFMNEVMPQDETIHGFQNLQHLAIHQCSLTGRIPIWLSKLTNLKMLDLYSNQLTGPMPSWINSLNHLFRLDVSNNSLTGEIPITLMQMPMFKSDKAAVYSDPSLLDLDLIIYVAESSTLQYRIDSAWAKVLNLGKNKFTGVIPQEIGQLKALLFLDLSSNNFYGVIPQSICDLTNLQQLDLSNNHLTGEIPAALEILRFLSQFNISYNDLEGPIPTTGQLSTFQTSSFDGNPKLCGSLLIRDCSSVEEAPVHIISAKECSTKVIFAIAFGLFFGVGVLYDQLVLFRYFG, encoded by the coding sequence ATGCGTTTCTTCACCGTTCCTCCAGTCGTGCTGCAGCTGTTCGTGCTGCTCATCTTGGCCTCTCCTGCCACCGCATGCACCGAGCAGGAGAAGCGCAACCTCCTCGGTTTCCTTGCCGGGCTGTCGCAAGATGGCGGCCTCGCCACGTCGTGGTGTGACAATGGCATGGACTGCTGCGAGTGGGAAGGCATCACCTGCAACGGAGACGGGGCCGTTACTGAGGTTTCCCTGGCATCTAGAGGACTTGAAGGGCGCATCTTGCCATCCCTTGCCGACCTCGCCAGCCTGCAGCGTGTCAACCTCTCGTACAACTCCTTCTCTGGTGGCCTTCCTCTGGAGCTCATGTCCTCTGGAAGCATCATCATCCTCGACGTCAGCTTCAGCCAGCTCAACGGACCGCTGCCCGAGCTGCCATCTTTGGTTACCGCCGACAGGCCTCTGCAGGTACTCAACATCTCAAGCAACCAATTCAGCTCAGAATTTCCATCAGCCATATGGAAGATGACGAAGAATCTGATCGCGCTCAACGCCAGCAATAACAGCTTCACTGGGCACATACCGTCTTCTCTTTGCCTTGggtcgccatctttggctttgcTTGATCTCTGTTACAACCGATTGAGTGGTGATATTCCCACCACACTCGGTGATTGCTCCAAGCTCAAAGTTCTCAAGGTTGGCCATAACAACCTAAGTGGAACTCTCCCTGTTGAAACCTTCCGTGCTACCTCGCTAGAGTACCTCTCCTTACCCGACAATGGTTTACAAGGAGAACTTGATGGAGCACACATGATCAAACTCAGTAATCTGCTTACTCTTGACCTTGGAGGGAACCATTTCGGTGGCAACATCCCAGAGTCCATAGGTCAGCTCAGGAGTCTGGAGGAGCTCCATTTGGGTAGCAATAACATGTCTGGGGAGCTGCCATCAACTATGGGGAACTGCACAAATCTCAAAACCATTGATCTGAAGTTCAACAACTTCAGTGGAGACCTAGGCAAGGTAAAGTTCGCCACCCTACAGAATCTAAAAAGTTTAGATCTCATGAGTAATAATCTCAGTGGCATGCTTCCAGAAAGTATTTATTCATGCAGAAATTTGACTGCACTGCGGCTGTCGTACAACAATTTCCATGGTGAGATATCCCTGAGAATAGGTAATCTGAAGCACTTGTCCTTCCTATCACTTGTTAGAAATTCCTTTACGAACATCACAAAAACTTTGCATGGGCTTAAGAGCTGTAAGAACATCAGCGTCCTGCTTATTGGAAAAACCTTCATGAATGAGGTCATGCCACAAGATGAAACCATTCATGGTTTCCAGAATCTTCAACACCTCGCCATACACCAGTGTTCGTTGACTGGAAGGATACCTATTTGGTTATCAAAGCTCACAAATCTGAAGATGCTAGACTTATACAGCAATCAACTCACAGGACCAATGCCAAGCTGGATCAACTCCCTAAACCACCTCTTTCGGCTGGATGTATCTAACAACAGTCTTACTGGGGAAATCCCAATCACCTTGATGCAGATGCCAATGTTTAAATCAGATAAGGCCGCCGTCTATTCGGACCCAAGCCTCCTTGACCTTGATCTAATTATTTATGTTGCGGAATCATCAACACTTCAATACCGGATAGACAGTGCTTGGGCCAAAGTGCTGAATCTCGGCAAGAATAAATTCACAGGTGTGATTCCACAAGAGATTGGTCAGCTGAAAGCACTCCTTTTCCTGGACTTGAGTTCCAACAACTTTTATGGAGTGATCCCACAATCAATCTGCGACCTCACGAACCTCCAGCAACTAGATCTGTCTAATAACCATCTGACGGGTGAAATTCCTGCAGCATTGGAGATCCTTCGCTTCCTTTCACAATTCAACATTTCCTACAACGACCTAGAAGGACCTATTCCAACAACAGGCCAGCTGAGCACGTTTCAGACTTCTAGTTTTGACGGGAACCCAAAGCTGTGTGGCTCTCTGCTTATTAGAGATTGCAGTTCAGTCGAAGAAGCTCCCGTGCACATCATCTCTGCAAAAGAATGCAGCACTAAGGTCATCTTTGCCATTGCCTTTGGTTTGTTCTTTGGGGTAGGAGTGCTATATGACCAGTTAGTATTATTCAGATATTTTGGCTAA
- the LOC123143891 gene encoding tyrosine-sulfated glycopeptide receptor 1-like yields MHFFNVPTAVLQLFVLLILASPTTACTKQEKCYLLRFLAGLSRDGGLATSWRDSSTDCCEWLGITCNGDGTVTEVSLASRGLEGRISRSLADLTSLLHVNLSYNSFSGGLPPELMSSRSIIVLDVSFCQLNGPLPELPSLVTTDWPLQVLNISSNQFSSEFPSATWKMMKNLIALNASNNSFTGQIPSSLCLGSPSLALLDLCYNQLSGDIPTALGDCSKLKVLKVGHNNLSGTLPVEIFCATSLEYLSFPNNALQGELDGAHIVKLSNLLTLDLGGNSFSGNFPESIDQLRRLEELHLGSNKMSGELPSTLSNCTHLKTIDLKINNFSGDLGNINFSSLQSLKYLDLIRNNLSGIVPESIYSCSNLTALRLSDNHFHGEISLRIGNLKHLSFLSLSQNSFTNITKALHAIKSCRNISTLLIGRNFMNEAMPQDETIDGFQNLQCLAMEWCSLTGRIPIWLSKLRNLKILVLLSNRLTGPMPRWINSLNHLFRLDISNNSLTGKIPMTLMEMPMLKSDKPAIYLDPSLLDLPIYVDSANGKLQYRMGSAWPKVLNLGNNKFTGVIPQEISHLKALLYLNLSFNNFYGEIPQSIGNLAILQRLDLSNNHLSGEIPAALQILHFLSEFNISNNDLEGPIPTTGQLSTFQASSFNGNPKLCGPMLINHCDSVEAPPISIISAKQCSNKVIFVIAFGLFFGVGVLYDQLVLFRYFG; encoded by the coding sequence ATGCATTTCTTCAACGTTCCTACGGCCGTGCTGCAGCTCTTCGTGCTGCTCATCTTGGCCTCCCCCACCACCGCATGCACCAAGCAGGAGAAGTGCTACCTCCTCCGTTTCCTTGCCGGGCTGTCCAGAGATGGCGGCCTCGCCACATCGTGGCGTGACAGCAGCACGGACTGCTGCGAGTGGTTAGGCATCACCTGCAATGGAGACGGGACTGTCACTGAGGTCTCCCTGGCATCTAGAGGACTTGAAGGGCGCATCTCACGGTCCCTTGCCGACCTCACCAGCCTGCTACATGTCAACCTCTCCTACAACTCCTTCTCCGGTGGCCTTCCGCCAGAGCTCATGTCCTCCAGAAGCATCATCGTCCTTGATGTCAGCTTCTGCCAGCTCAATGGACCGCTGCCTGAGCTGCCTTCTTTGGTTACCACCGACTGGCCTCTGCAGGTACTCAACATCTCAAGCAACCAGTTCAGCTCAGAATTTCCATCAGCCACATGGAAGATGATGAAGAATCTGATCGCGCTCAACGCCAGCAATAACAGCTTCACTGGGCAAATACCATCTTCTCTTTGCCTTGGGTCACCATCTTTGGCTTTGCTTGACCTCTGTTACAACCAATTGAGTGGTGATATTCCCACCGCACTAGGTGATTGCTCCAAGCTCAAAGTGCTCAAGGTTGGCCATAACAACCTAAGTGGGACTCTCCCTGTTGAAATCTTCTGCGCTACCTCGCTAGAGTACCTCTCCTTCCCCAACAATGCTTTACAAGGAGAACTTGATGGAGCACACATAGTCAAACTCAGTAATCTGCTTACTCTTGACCTTGGAGGAAACAGTTTCAGTGGCAACTTCCCAGAGTCCATAGATCAGCTCAGGAGGCTGGAGGAGCTCCATTTGGGTAGCAACAAAATGTCTGGAGAGCTGCCATCAACTCTGAGCAACTGTACACATCTCAAAACCATTGATCTCAAGATCAACAACTTCAGTGGAGATCTGGGCAATATCAACTTCTCCTCCCTTCAAAGTTTAAAATACTTAGATCTTATAAGGAATAATCTCAGTGGCATAGTTCCAGAAAGCATTTACTCATGCAGCAATTTGACTGCACTGCGGCTGTCagacaaccatttccatggtgagATCTCACTAAGAATAGGCAATCTGAAGCACCTGTCCTTCCTATCACTTAGTCAAAACTCCTTTACAAATATCACAAAAGCTTTGCATGCCATTAAGAGCTGCAGGAACATCAGCACCCTGCTCATTGGCAGAAACTTCATGAATGAGGCCATGCCACAAGATGAAACCATTGACGGTTTTCAGAATCTTCAATGTCTTGCCATGGAATGGTGTTCGTTGACTGGAAGGATACCTATTTGGTTATCAAAGCTCAGAAATCTTAAGATCCTAGTATTACTCAGTAATCGACTCACTGGACCAATGCCAAGATGGATCAACTCCCTAAACCACCTCTTCCGTCTGGACATATCAAATAACAGTCTTACTGGGAAAATCCCAATGACCTTGATGGAGATGCCAATGCTAAAATCAGACAAGCCTGCCATCTATTTGGACCCAAGCCTCCTTGATCTACCAATTTATGTGGACAGTGCTAATGGTAAACTTCAGTACCGCATGGGCAGTGCTTGGCCCAAAGTGCTGAATCTCGGCAACAATAAATTCACGGGTGTGATTCCCCAAGAGATTAGTCATCTGAAAGCACTCCTTTACCTGAACTTGAGTTTCAACAACTTCTATGGAGAAATCCCACAATCGATCGGCAACCTCGCTATCCTTCAGAGGCTAGATTTGTCTAATAACCATCTGAGTGGTGAAATTCCTGCAGCTTTGCAGATCCTTCACTTCCTTTCGGAGTTCAACATTTCTAACAACGACCTAGAAGGACCTATTCCAACAACAGGCCAGCTAAGCACATTTCAAGCTTCTAGTTTTAATGGGAACCCAAAGCTGTGCGGCCCTATGCTTATTAACCATTGTGATTCAGTTGAAGCACCTcccatctccatcatctctgcaaaACAATGCAGCAATAAGGTCATCTTTGTGATTGCCTTTGGTTTGTTCTTTGGGGTAGGAGTGCTATATGACCAGTTAGTATTATTCAGATATTTTGGCTGA